A genomic window from Glycine soja cultivar W05 chromosome 10, ASM419377v2, whole genome shotgun sequence includes:
- the LOC114369227 gene encoding kinesin-like protein KIN-5B has protein sequence MMPLTPDQSNKKVGSSMSASPSPFLTPRPERRRPDSRGSDWGSNRQDKDKETNVQVLLRCRPLSDDELRSNVPRVVTCYENKREVSVMQTLANKQVDRVFTFDKVFGPKSQQRSIYEQAIAPIVNEVLDGFNCTVFAYGQTGTGKTYTMEGGMRNKGGDLPAEAGVIPRAVRQIFDILEAQNADYSIKVTFLELYNEEITDLLSPEDNSRPTDEKQKKPITLMEDGKGSVFVRGLEEESVYSLNEIYTLLERGASKRRTAETLLNKRSSRSHSVFTITVYVKETVIGDEELIKCGKLNLVDLAGSENILRSGAREGRAREAGEINKSLLTLGRVINALVEHSPHVPYRDSKLTRILRDSLGGKTKTCIIATISPSAYCMEETLSTLDYASRAKSIKNKPEANQKVSKAVLLKDLYMEIDRMKEDIQAAREKNGVYISHERFAKEEAEKKSRNEKIEQLENDLSLSEKQVASFRELYLTEQEQKLELESELKDCKVNLEKTSNTLHGLQENYKLLVSTLKEKEHTISKLLKSENALIERAKEMCTDLQNASDDINLLSSKLDHKERLEAENQKTILNFGSLLNGSLKDLHTTITGCVSQQQKQLRSMEDHVSSYLASKNDAAQTLESRINKMTGIYTSGVETLKELANTLHMKASSDMEQIQSKVSSQTLAVENFLATAVHEAKDVICNIQNSIDEQKQLLAFSLQQQEEGFQQSLTSARVVSEAAVNFFDDIHLRSSRVMTILEESQNERFQQLTNFEKKFKEEVEIEEGQALEKIAAILAALTSKRTAMVSGASRHMQDTSMQQSKRLRLEMLNMQEVSKDGTKEVNEYVENVKSHYVEQIFSASDIKANMENCLSECLKTVDNSRKQWESANLSLCNLQKNNLTEIQSLVKENILTNHTLNQQIGSASLSMDSDYDAITRNLLEDVNGALRLDHENKLAIDSMITRRLEQLNSLQDKHGEDVSNINIQAEKSLVKDYLVDQNARSQKRIIPVPSPASIEDMRTLITENNKSTENPLKLIQTESKIPRLAASPNRTPFADVNSVN, from the exons ATGATGCCATTGACGCCTGATCAGTCTAACAAGAAAGTTGGGTCGAGTATGTCGGCTTCTCCGTCGCCGTTCCTGACGCCTCGCCCGGAACGGCGTCGTCCCGATTCAAGGGGTTCCGATTGGGGCTCCAACCGTCAGGACAAGGATAAAGAGACCAACGTCCAAGTTTTGCTTCGATGCag GCCACTAAGCGATGATGAGCTCAGATCGAACGTTCCCAGGGTGGTGACATGTTATGAAAACAAAAGGGAAGTCTCAGTTATGCAGACTCTAGCTAACAAGCAAGTAGATAGAGTTTTCACCTTTGACAAG GTATTCGGACCTAAATCACAGCAAAGATCAATATACGAACAAGCCATTGCCCCAATTGTTAATGAAGTTCTAGATGGTTTCAATTGCACTGTTTTCGCATATGGCCAGACAGGGACTGGTAAAACTTATACAATGGAGGGTGGAATGAGAAATAAG GGTGGTGATTTACCTGCTGAGGCTGGTGTCATTCCAAGAGCAGTGCgtcaaatatttgatattttggaAGCACAAAATGCTGATTATAGCATAAAAGTGACATTCCTTGAGCTTTATAACGAAGAGATAACTGATTTGTTGTCCCCCGAAGACAATTCTAGGCCTACagacgaaaaacaaaagaaacctATAACCCTTATGGAAGATGGAAAGGGTAGTGTATTTGTGAGAGGCCTTGAAGAAGAATCAGTATACAGTTTGAATGAAATTTATACTCTGTTGGAACGAGGAGCATCAAAAAGGCGCACTGCAGAAACGTTGCTTAACAAGAGAAGCAG TCGTTCGCATTCAGTCTTCACCATTACTGTGTATGTGAAAGAAACAGTGATTGGTGATGAGGAGTTAATTAAATGTGGCAAGCTCAATCTTGTTGATTTGGCAGGATCCGAAAATATATTGCGTTCGGGAGCACGTGAG GGGCGTGCTAGAGAAGCAGGGGAGATAAACAAGAGCTTACTCACCTTGGGACGTGTCATAAATGCGCTTGTGGAACATTCTCCTCATGTGCCTTACAG AGACAGTAAGCTTACAAGGATTTTGCGAGACTCCTTAGGAGGGAAAACAAAGACATGCATAATTGCTACTATTTCCCCATCTGCTTATTGTATGGAAGAAACACTTAGTACACTAGACTATGCTAGTCGTGCAAAAAGCATAAAGAATAAGCCTGAG gcaAACCAAAAGGTTTCAAAGGCTGTTTTGTTGAAGGACTTGTACATGGAAATTGATAGGATGAAAGAAG ATATTCAAGCAGCAAGGGAGAAGAATGGTGTCTATATTTCTCATGAAAGATTTGCCAAGGAAGAAGCTGAAAAGAAG TCAAGGAATGAGAAGATAGAGCAATTAGAGAATGACCTCAGTCTTAGTGAGAAG CAAGTGGCCAGCTTCCGTGAACTCTATTTAACAGAGCAAGAACAGAAACTGGAATTAGAAAGTGAGCTTAAGGATTGCAAG GTGAATTTGGAAAAAACCAGCAACACCTTGCATGGCCTCCAAGAGAATTACAAGCTATTAGTTTCAACCTTGAAGGAGAAGGAACACACCATTTCCAAGCTACTGAAATCAG AAAATGCCTTGATTGAGCGTGCAAAGGAAATGTGTACTGATCTGCAGAATGCATCGGATGATATTAATTTACTGTCCTCAAAGTTGG ATCACAAAGAAAGACTGGAGGCAGAAAATCAAAaaacaattttgaattttgggtcTCTCTTAAATGGGAGCTTAAAGGACTTGCACACAACCATTACGGGATGTGTTTCTCAACAACAGAAACAACTTAGAAGCATGGAAGACCATGTCAGCTCCTATCTTGCCAGTAAAAATGAT GCTGCACAAACTCTAGAATCAAGGATCAACAAAATGACAGGAATTTACACTTCAGGGGTAGAGACCCTGAAGGAGCTAGCTAATACATTGCACATGAAAGCTTCATCTGATATGGAACAAATACAATCTAAAGTTTCATCGCAAACATTGGCTGTTGAAAAT TTTCTTGCCACTGCTGTTCATGAAGCCAAGGATGTAATATGCAACATCCAGAATTCTATTGACGAGCAAAAGCAGCTGCTAGCATTCTCCCTTCAACAACAAGAAGAA GGATTTCAACAAAGTCTGACTTCAGCACGAGTAGTTTCAGAGGCAGCCGTAAACTTCTTTGATGACATTCATCTCCGTTCTTCTAGAGTCATGACAATTCTTGAAGAAAGTCAAAATGAGAGGTTCCAGCAGTTAACTAACTTTGAGAAGAAGTTCAAG GAAGAGGTTGAGATAGAGGAGGGGCAGGCCTTAGAGAAAATTGCAGCAATTCTGGCAGCCTTGACATCAAAGAGAACTGCGATG gTCTCAGGGGCATCAAGACATATGCAGGACACTAGCATGCAACAGTCTAAAAGATTGCGGCTAGAGATGCTCAACATGCAGGAAGTTTCAAAAGATGGTACTAAGGAAGTTAATGAGTATGTAGAGAATGTGAAAAGTCATTATGTGGAACAAATATTCTCAGCCAGTGATATTAAAGCTAACATGGAGAATTGCCTCTCGGAGTG CTTAAAGACAGTGGACAATTCTAGGAAGCAGTGGGAAAGTGCCAACTTGTCCCTCTGTAATCTCCAGAAGAACAATCTTACAGAGATACAATCCTTAGTGAA GGAAAACATCTTGACAAATCATACTCTGAATCAACAAATTGGGTCTGCGTCGTTATCTATGGATTCAGATTATGATGCCATAACACGCAACCTGCTGGAAGATGTTAATG GTGCACTGAGGCTGGACCATGAGAATAAGTTGGCAATTGATTCCATGATTACAAGACGGTTGGAGCAACTTAACTCGTTACAAGATAAGCATGGTGAAGATGTATCAAATATCAATATTCAAGCAGAAAAAAGCCTGGTTAAAGATTACTTG gttGACCAGAATGCAAGATCTCAGAAAAGAATTATACCAGTTCCCAGCCCAGCATCCATTGAGGATATGAGGACACTGATCACAGAAAATAATAAGTCCACAGAAAACCCATTGAAATTGATCCAAACAGAAAGCAAAATCCCACGTCTGGCTGCATCTCCAAATAGAACTCCTTTCGCGGACGTGAATTCAGTCAATTGA
- the LOC114369226 gene encoding zinc finger protein ZAT11-like, whose amino-acid sequence MKRHRDGVESIDLVNCLMLLSHHREIKPQKLLGPEEFEYMTCNRKFTSFQALGGHRASHKKPKLHVKEQGKILMLGNKPKKHECTICGREFTLGQALGGHMKKHRIAVDQGFSLINEVVVKVPFLKRSNSKRVLFLDLNLNLTPLQNDLKLLFGEKAPKVDSFV is encoded by the coding sequence ATGAAGAGACACAGAGATGGAGTAGAGAGCATAGATTTAGTAAATTGTCTAATGTTGCTCTCTCATCACAGAGAAATCAAACCCCAAAAACTTTTGGGCCCTGAAGAATTTGAGTATATGACATGCAACCGGAAGTTCACTTCGTTTCAGGCCCTCGGAGGCCATAGGGCAAGCCACAAAAAGCCCAAATTACACGTAAAAGAACAGGGCAAAATTCTGATGTTGGGGAATAAGCCCAAAAAACACGAATGCACCATTTGTGGTAGGGAATTCACTTTGGGCCAGGCacttggaggacacatgaaaaaaCACAGAATTGCCGTTGACCAAGGGTTTTCTTTGATAAACGAGGTTGTTGTAAAAGTACCGTTTCTTAAAAGGTCTAATAGTAAGAGGGTTTTGTTCTTGGACTTGAACTTGAACTTGACTCCTCTGCAGAATGACTTGAAGTTATTATTTGGAGAAAAGGCACCCAAAGTTGATTCCTTCGTTTGA
- the LOC114370942 gene encoding zinc finger protein ZAT11-like → MAMKRHRENEGTTLESWGMQNCSISITPDTTSVSSSTTSPEEVFECKTCNRKFNSFQALGGHRASHNKRVEMEGEEQQLKLKNKGKIYGLGKQSEPKIHNCFICGQGFSLGQALGGHMRRHRDATNDVFSSINQVVAKVSVLKRSCNDKVFCLDLNLSPLENDLKLLLFGKVSPKVNPSSF, encoded by the coding sequence ATGGCCATGAAGAGACATAGAGAGAATGAAGGAACAACATTAGAAAGCTGGGGCATgcaaaattgttcaatttcaatcacACCCGACACAACAAGTGTTTCAAGTTCCACCACTTCCCCTGAAGAAGTATTTGAGTGCAAAACGTGCAACCGCAAGTTCAACTCTTTTCAAGCACTGGGTGGCCACAGGGCTAGTCACAACAAGAGGGTGGAGATGGAAGGTGAAGAACAACAACTCAAACTCAAAAACAAGGGCAAAATCTATGGGTTGGGAAAACAAAGTGAGCCCAAAATTCATAATTGCTTCATTTGTGGTCAGGGTTTTTCTCTGGGCCAGGCCTTGGGAGGACACATGAGAAGACACAGAGATGCAACCAACGATGTTTTCTCGTCCATAAACCAGGTTGTTGCTAAAGTTTCAGTTCTCAAGAGATCGTGTAATGACAAGGTTTTCTGCTTGGACCTCAACTTAAGTCCTCTCGAGAATGACTTGAAGTTATTGCTGTTCGGGAAAGTGTCACCCAAAGTTAATCCTTCTTCCTTCtga
- the LOC114370311 gene encoding zinc finger protein ZAT11-like, with translation MVAILKRQGENESEETIIGLAKSLMQLSRVQQQSNKPLLNTFSPTEFECKTCNRKFSSFQALGGHRASHKKPKFEAEELKEEAKKTKPKMHECSICGMEFSLGQALGGHMRKHRGAISENDNNNNEALSSIKQAIAKAPVLKRSNSKRVMCLEMDLNLTPLENDLKLLFGNKAPRVDLSL, from the coding sequence ATGGTAGCAATTCTCAAGAGACAGGGAGAAAACGAATCCGAAGAAACCATCATAGGCTTGGCAAAAAGTCTCATGCAACTCTCGCGTGTCCAACAACAAAGCAATAAGCCTCTTCTCAATACCTTTTCTCCAACGGAGTTCGAGTGCAAAACCTGTAACCGCAAGTTTTCATCTTTTCAAGCTCTTGGTGGCCACAGGGCTAGCCACAAGAAGCCCAAGTTCGAAGCTGAAGAACTCAAAGAAGAAGCCAAGAAGACTAAACCCAAAATGCACGAGTGTTCAATTTGTGGCATGGAATTCTCTCTGGGCCAGGCACTGGGGGGTCACATGAGAAAACACAGAGGTGCCATTAGTGAGAacgacaataataataatgaagcgTTGTCTTCTATAAAGCAAGCAATTGCAAAAGCTCCGGTTTTGAAACGATCGAATAGCAAGAGGGTCATGTGCTTGGAGATGGACCTGAATTTGACGCCTTTGGAGAATGACTTGAAGTTGTTGTTCGGAAACAAGGCTCCTAGAGTCGATCTTTCTTTGTAG